The DNA sequence TGCGAAGCGGTGGTTGTGGAACTAGATGAACTTTGGCATTTTATAGAGTCAAAAAAAACAAGTTATGGATCTGGAAAGCTTATGACCGTAATACTAACAGACTTATCGACTGGGAATTGGGAAAGCGTGATAGTGAAACCCTCAAAAAACTTTTAATTAGATTACTAAAATGGGATGTAACAGTCTACTGTACTGATGATTGGAAACCGTACCAAGAGTTATTATCTAAACATCCAGATGCGTATCATGTGATGACAAAAAGCGAAACTATAGCCATAGAAAGAAATAATTCCGATAATCGTCATTGGTTTGCTCGCTTTCATAGAAAAACAAAAGTAGTATCAAAATCAATAGAAATGGTGGATTTAACAATGGGACTATTTGCAAAATTTAGAGTAAATGGAACGATCGATTCGTTAATAAATCAAAGACTAACATTACTTAGTTGAAGCTCTCCCCTCGAATAATATCAACCATAGTTTTCAAAAAAGAGTTTATAGGCAGGGCAATCGCATACTAATTTTTGGTCAACGAAGTCATAATACTTTGAACGATCACTAATGATAAAATGCTAGTAATTTTCTCAATAAAACCTGCTTTTTTGACTCTTATTGCGAAAATAATGGAGTATGCGTTCGCCCTGAGTTTATAGGCAAATAATTGGATATAGCTTTATCATACGAATTACTTGAATTTATCTCTTAAAACTTTTAATAATCTTTTTTTCAAAATAATCGTTTATATATAGCTTTTAACAAATTATTATAACAAACAAGCATGAATAAACCTGTTCCAAAACCTATGATTCACTTTGCTTTATTTAGAATTGTTGCAAAATAAATAATAAAGGTGGGCATTGCCCACCCTACGATTTAATGATTACTCAATACCTTCGATGCGATCTTCTGCTTCTTGGTAGAGTTGTTGTAACCTTTCGATATTCTCATCGGAAGTTTCCCAGTAACCACGCCCGTTAACTTCTAAGAGGGTGCTTACCATACGGCGGAAAGAGTTGGGGTTTAAATCCATCAATCGTTTACACATCTCCTCATCTTGGATAAATGTGGTGTTGGTATCTTCATAAACCCAGTTATCCACAGCGTCAGCAGTAGCACTCCATCCCATTGTATTTACAAGGCGTTTGGATAATTCTCTTACCCCTTCATAACCGTTAGATAACATACCCTCGTACCATTTGGGATTTAATAATTTGGTACGCGCATCTAAACGCACGGTTTCGGAAAGAGTACGCACTTGAGCATTGGCGGTGGTGGTGTCTGCGATATATGCAGAGGGTTTTTTACCGTCATCCCGCAAAGATGCAACTACTTTGGTAGGATCAGAATCGAAGTAGTGGGATACATCCGTTAAGCTAATCTCAGAAGAATCGAGGTTTTGGAAGGTAGCATCGGCAGTTTTCAGGGATTTCTCAAAAATTGCTCGGTTTTCGTCCATTACCCCCGGATTATCGGAGTTAAAGGCAAAGGATTTACGGTTTAAGTACATATCCCGCAATTCTTGCTCTTCTTCCCAACTACTATTTTCTACCGCTAGGTTAACGTTACTAGAATATGAACCAGAAGCGTTAGAGAATACACGAGTTGCCGCTTCACGAATGTTAACGCCCATTTCTTCCGCTTGTTCTAAAGCGTGTTTGCGGACATAGTTCATTTCTAAAGGCTCATCAGCTTCAGCCGCTTTTTTCACCGCTTGATCTAATAATGCCATTTGATTGATGAATAAGTCACGGAATACGCCCGAACAGTTAACCACTACGTCAATGCGAGGTCTGCCCAACTCCTCTAAGGGTATCAATTCGAGTTTGTTGACGCGCCCTAAAGCATCAGGCACGGGTTTAACCCCAATCATCCACATAATTTGAGCTAAGGATTCTCCGTAGGTTTTGATGTTATCCGTTCCCCATAATACACAAGCGATGGTTTCTGGGTACTTTCCGCCGTTGTCTATCTTTTGACGCTCTAATAGTCGATCAACCACGATTTTAGCTGATTGTACCGCCGCTAGAGTGGGGATTTTTTGGGGATCGAGGGCATGAATGTTTTTACCAGTGGGTAATACATTGGGGTTGCGAATGGGATCTCCACCGGGTCCGGGTAGTACATATTCACCCTCAAGGGCTTTTAATAAACCGCCTAATTCATTATCGGCACAAACTTGCTCTAAGCAAAATTCGAGGTATTCAAATAAGGGTTTGATGGCTTTTTCATCGACTTTGGTGTAACCTAATTCGTGTAATTTTGCTACCCAGGGTTCTTTTTTGCCCATATTGAAGAAGTTTAGCTTAGAAACAAAGGAAACTCGCCCTTCTGCGTTGGTTTGCTCCTCTACTAAGGCTCTTACTGCAGCTCTGGTGGCTTCAGTAATTTGTTGTAATAATTCCACATCCGCTAAGACACCTTTATCAGCGTTGCGGTAAATTTCCTCCATATTGCGTCCAATACTATTGGCGATGATGGTAGGTAATGCCCAGATACCTTCGTCTTCTCTGTCTAAACTGGCTATATTCACCAAAGTTGCGATCGCCTCTTCTGCGGTGGGAGGTTTACCGATGATGTGTAAGCCACAGGGTAAAAGACGAG is a window from the Cyanobacterium sp. Dongsha4 genome containing:
- a CDS encoding IS1 family transposase (programmed frameshift): MSHQCPRCHNTKIIKNGFARGQQRFKCKHCNYQFTTDKIDRGKPMWMKLETAILYCSGMSMNSIAKLLNVSAQTILNWIRALALENYEKPEPCEAVVVELDELWHFIEFKKNKLWIWKAYDRNTNRLIDWELGKRDSETLKKLLIRLLKWDVTVYCTDDWKPYQELLSKHPDAYHVMTKSETIAIERNNSDNRHWFARFHRKTKVVSKSIEMVDLTMGLFAKFRVNGTIDSLINQRLTLLS